From one Cryptomeria japonica unplaced genomic scaffold, Sugi_1.0 HiC_scaffold_405, whole genome shotgun sequence genomic stretch:
- the LOC131871380 gene encoding rust resistance kinase Lr10-like, translating to MNSGSIGKVENFLQSYIHEMPTRYSFSQLKKITNDFSDKLGEGGFGMVYKGKLPSGFFVAVKLLDQSRQSESQFMNEVATLGTIHHVHLVRLMGYCFEGFRSPLVYEYMANGSLEKFLFQGKEQEQKLSWEQLYSIALGAARGIAYLHQDCNRRIIHFDIKPHNILLDADFTPKVADFGLAKLYGKGDDHVSITATRGTPGYVAPEVWNINLGGVTDKSDVYSFGMLLMEIAGRRKNIELQVSHSSQLYFPEWAFKLIESGELEKRLREKGRCDMEVEDEEKVRRMTKVGLWCIQYNSNDRPSMSRVVQMLEGNGDDVSNPPLPFNSSPPREVPLSSSSEEYSSVV from the coding sequence ATGAATTCAGGGTCTATTGGGAAAGTGGAGAATTTTCTCCAAAGTTATATTCATGAAATGCCGACCAGATATTCATTCTCTCAGCTAAAGAAGATCACTAACGACTTTTCAGATAAACTTGGGGAAGGAGGATTCGGCATGGTTTATAAAGGAAAGCTCCCGAGCGGTTTTTTTGTGGCTGTAAAACTTTTGGATCAGTCGAGACAGAGTGAGAGCCAGTTCATGAATGAGGTTGCAACTCTGGGAACCATTCATCACGTTCACTTGGTTCGCCTCATGGGTTATTGTTTTGAAGGTTTCAGAAGCCCACTTGTATATGAGTACATGGCCAATGGATCCCTAGAGAAGTTTCTATTTCAAGGAAAAGAACAAGAACAGAAGCTCAGTTGGGAGCAATTGTATTCAATTGCTTTGGGCGCTGCGCGCGGAATTGCGTATTTGCACCAAGATTGTAACAGGCGCATCATTCATTTTGACATTAAGCCTCACAATATTTTACTGGATGCAGATTTCACGCCCAAAGTAGCTGATTTTGGTCTCGCTAAACTGTATGGGAAGGGAGACGACCACGTATCAATTACGGCAACCAGAGGGACGCCAGGATATGTTGCGCCAGAGGTGTGGAATATAAATTTGGGAGGTGTAACAGACAAATCAGATGTTTACAGTTTTGGAATGCTATTAATGGAGATAGCGGGAAGGAGGAAGAACATTGAGTTGCAGGTGAGCCATTCGAGTCAACTTTATTTTCCGGAATGGGCGTTCAAATTGATAGAAAGTGGGGAGTTGGAAAAGAGGTTGAGAGAAAAAGGTCGATGCGACATGGAAGTGGAAGATGAAGAGAAGGTGAGGAGAATGACGAAAGTAGGACTTTGGTGTATTCAATACAATTCCAATGACCGACCATCAATGAGCAGGGTGGTACAAATGCTGGAAGGAAACGGTGATGATGTAAGCAATCCTCCATTACCTTTCAACTCCTCCCCACCGCGTGAAGTACCATTGTCATCTTCCTCCGAAGAATATTCATCCGTGGTATAG